A window from Argopecten irradians isolate NY chromosome 3, Ai_NY, whole genome shotgun sequence encodes these proteins:
- the LOC138320009 gene encoding cartilage matrix protein-like, with amino-acid sequence MMWPTLTLIILSAVTFGSEAAFTTECGLLPADFIFLLDSSGSETSVNFNKQVDFLRNFTSRFTIGPNNTQFASITFSTGVRNDFDLNENQHQPELQNAISKISYMNGETDTHLALNFAKQHSVTVQSGGRPGVQKYVVVMTDGKSNEPNLTMNYANVLKHQPNVTVIALGIGSAVDTAELQAIASDSKHVFTVSNFDLLHVLEKELTDTTCTVCGDEPVDLAFLLDSSGSEGTRNFDQQRQFVSLIVNEFDITPTGTQVGLVTFATTAHTQFKLRQYPDKTSLLHAIQSVPYTDGETRTDLGLNMIEHNIFKGHSHHSGARNGAKRFVVVLTDGRSNEEQLTISAASSLKHHVDEVFAIGIGHSVDKRELTAIATDDGQHVFNVKSFNDLDSIHGNIVKEICEHRIPPPTTTPLPTTVTTTPTTTTTVKPECGPKPADIVFVLDSSESEKQENFTKQINFVYNFAKRFEISPTNVQFSTVTFSSAIRNDFYLNTYNHRGEVLHAIQNLQYMGAGTNTSLALKFVRENSFLPAHGGRQNATHIVIVITDGQSADPTATAHEAAVLKKTVDKVFAIGIGDKLDTNELSTIASDHHPLTVTNFDLLHTIQQSLENAACSN; translated from the exons AATGTGGACTGCTCCCAGCCGATTTCATCTTCCTTTTGGATTCATCTGGTAGTGAAACAAGCGTCAACTTCAATAAGCAAGTGGATTTCCTAAGGAACTTTACTTCTCGCTTCACCATCGGCCCGAACAACACTCAGTTCGCCTCCATTACTTTCTCCACCGGTGTTCGGAATGATTTCGACCTTAACGAAAACCAACACCAACCTGAGTTACAGAATGCCATCAGTAAGATTAGCTACATGAATGGCGAGACCGACACCCATCTGGCTCTAAACTTCGCTAAACAACACAGTGTCACAG TCCAATCTGGAGGCAGACCCGGTGTCCAGAAATATGTTGTAGTGATGACAGACGGTAAGTCAAACGAGCCCAACTTGACCATGAACTACGCCAACGTCCTGAAGCATCAGCCCAATGTGACGGTGATAGCCCTCGGTATAGGCAGCGCCGTGGATACGGCCGAATTACAGGCAATAGCCTCGGACTCCAAGCACGTGTTCACCGTTAGTAACTTTGACCTGCTGCACGTGCTGGAGAAAGAACTGACGGAtactacctgtacag TGTGTGGAGATGAACCTGTCGATCTAGCTTTTCTTCTGGATTCCTCTGGCAGCGAAGGAACTCGTAATTTCGACCAACAACGACAGTTTGTATCCCTTATAGTGAACGAATTTGACATAACTCCCACAGGTACTCAGGTAGGTCTGGTGACTTTCGCTACCACGGCCCATACCCAGTTCAAACTGCGACAGTACCCCGACAAAACATCCCTCCTGCATGCTATTCAGAGCGTACCGTACACCGACGGCGAGACCAGAACCGATCTAGGCCTGAATATGATCGAacacaatattttcaaaggGCACTCTCATCACAGCGGCGCTAGAAACGGAGCGAAGAGATTTGTGGTCGTTTTAACAGACGGTCGGTCTAATGAGGAACAACTCACCATCAGCGCAGCTTCTTCACTCAAACATCACGTGGATGAAGTGTTCGCCATAGGTATTGGTCACAGTGTCGACAAGCGAGAACTCACTGCCATAGCAACCGATGATGGACAACATGTGTTTAATGTGAAGAGCTTTAATGACCTTGATAGCATCCATGGCAACATCGTTAAAGAAATCTGTGAAC ATCGCATCCCACCGCCAACTACTACAC CACTTCCCACCACTGTCACCACAACGCCTACAACCACCACCACGGTCAAACCAG aatgCGGACCTAAACCTGCTGACATCGTTTTTGTCCTCGACTCCTCCGAAAGTGAAAAACAAGAGAACTTCACAAAGcaaatcaattttgtttataaCTTTGCCAAACGATTTGAAATCAGCCCAACGAACGTTCAGTTCAGTACTGTGACGTTTTCGTCAGCTATAAGGAACGACTTTTACCTAAATACATACAATCACCGAGGCGAAGTTCTCCATGCCATCCAAAACCTCCAATACATGGGAGCCGGAACCAACACGTCGTTGGCTCTGAAATTCGTTCGAGAAAACAGCTTCCTTCCGGCACATGGTGGACGTCAAAATGCTACTCATATAGTGATAGTGATTACCGACGGACAATCCGCAGATCCAACAGCTACTGCACACGAGGCTGCTGTTCTCAAAAAGACAGTGGACAAAGTATTTGCTATTGGTATTGGTGATAAGCTCGATACAAACGAACTGTCCACTATTGCATCTGACCATCATCCCTTGACCGTAACAAACTTTGACCTTCTGcatacaatacaacaaagtctggaaaatgctgCTTGTAGTAACTAG
- the LOC138319615 gene encoding cartilage matrix protein-like — protein MLCLVLLLAIGAQINTVYSVSSIECGLLPADFVFLLDSSGSETSANFNKQVDFMRNFTSRFTIGPNNTQFASITFSTGVRGDFDLNDNQNQQELQSAINKIHYINGETATHLALNYAKSHSIAG, from the exons ATGTTGTGTCTCGTCCTTCTCCTCGCCATTGGGGCTCAAATCAACACGGTTTACTCAGTATCGTCCATAG AATGTGGGTTGCTCCCTGCCGATTTCGTCTTCCTGTTGGACTCCTCTGGTAGTGAAACAAGCGCCAACTTCAATAAACAAGTGGATTTCATGAGGAACTTCACTTCTCGCTTCACCATCGGTCCAAACAACACTCAGTTCGCCTCCATCACTTTCTCCACCGGAGTGCGAGGTGACTTCGATCTGAACGACAACCAGAATCAGCAGGAACTCCAAAGTGCTATCAACAAAATACACTACATCAATGGTGAAACCGCAACACATCTAGCACTCAACTATGCCAAGTCACATAGCATAGCAG GGTGA